Within the Bremerella sp. JC817 genome, the region CAACAGGCACATCCTTCAGCGGACGTGCCTGTTTTGTTTAGTCGGGATGCGGTTTCGAGATCACGAGTTCCCATGGATCGGTCTGGCTGCATTTCGAGATCATCTTCGGGAAGCCTTCCTCGAGTGCTTCGTTCCAATCGGGTAGCAACTCGCCGGCGATCGAATCGAGGTGCGGATTACAGACCGGCGAGCTTTCACGAATCGTATAGAAGACCACCGGCGGGCTGGTCATCCATTCGAAGAAGTGATCGGCCACACGCTGAGTCAGGCCATCTTCTGCTTGTTGAAAGGGCATGTCGGTGACGAAGACTACCTGGCATGGTTTCATCATCTTGCCCCACAAACGATCACAGCCTCGCTGCAAAACGCCCGAGAGGCGATGACGCAGGAAGTTCGCCTGTTCGTCGAGCGGTTCTCCGACGTAAGGGGCGAGGTCTTGAGGTTCCGAGCAAAGCAGTGGGGTGGTGTTGCCCTGCTGATCGATGCCGGCGACATACCAGCGAAATGATTCGCACTCGATCAACACCGTCAGCAGGACCGGTTGTTTGGTTGCCAAAGGGGTTAATCTCCTGCTGCGGGCTTGCACGGTTCGTGCGTCAGTTCTTCCAGCACGTTACCCGATTGGGCGAACGCTTGTAGCAGGTCTTGGTCGATCTCTTGCCCATCGGGGCCCAGGCGAAGTCGCTGCGAAATCTGCTGTCCCATCGATACATACCGCTGCAGTTCCTGCATCAGTTTTTGATGGGCGGCTTCCCGTTCCGATACTTCGACTGCCTCGGTCAGCAATTCGATCAGTTCGTCGGGGTCCCAAGGCTTGGTCACGTAGCGATACAACCCGCCATGATTGATGGCGTCGATCACCGATTTGATATCGGCGTATCCTGTAAACAAGATTCGCGTTGTGGTCGGGAAACGGTGGTATGCCTGCCGGGCGAGTTCCGCACCGGTCATCTCGGGCATACGTTGATCTGTCATTAATACGGAGATGGGGTGTTCGGCCATAATCTGCAGCGCCTCTTGCCCCGATTGGGCCGTGTACACCGTAAATTGACGGCGTAGCAGGCCGATAAGCGAGTGCAGAATATCTGGCTCGTCGTCCACCAACAGAATGGATGGCCTAGTCTTCATGGCTTCCTCCCGGTGTTTGACTATCCAGCGGTCGTATAGGCAATTGTACACTAAAAGTGCTGCCGCGGCCCAATTGACTTCGAACCTGGATCGATCCGCCATGATCGCGTACGATCCCGTAGCTGACCGCCAAGCCTAGCCCTTGACCGCTGCCCACGGCCCTGGTTGTGAAAAAAGGTTCAAAGATGTGCGCTAAGTCGCTGCTCGAAATGCCACATCCATGGTCTTCCACATCGATTCTTACCCCTTCTTCGCAGCGGGCAGATCGCATCGTGACGGTACTGCCGGGTTCGCTGGCTTGGATTGCATTCAACAGTAAGTGATGCAGCACCTGTTGAATCTTGCCTGGTTCGCACAGGATCATCGGGATGTCTCCCGGATCGATCCGTAACTCAACCTGCTGCAAATCGACCTCGTGGTGCAGAACTTGTGAGACAGCGAACAGAGCGGAATTCACGTCCAGGTAATCGAGTTCTGCCTCGTCCAACCGGGCGAACGAACGCAGGTTCTGCACAATATCCCGCACCCGATTTAAACCGGCCAGCGACCGGTCGAACAACTGGGGGGACTCGGTCCGGATCCATTGATAATCGCACTCTTCTTCCAGTTCGGCCGCTTGCTGAGCTAGCTCTGGGTGAGTCTGCAAAAGATCGGAATGGATCGATCGATAAAGGTCTAGCAGATCGAACGCCGCTGAAATGTCTCGTTTCAAGACCGCCAAATTGTTCGCGACCAGGGCGATTGGATTGTTGATCTCGTGTGCCATGCCAGCGGCCATCTGACCCAGGCTGGCCAGTTTCTCGCTTTGCACGAGGGCGGCCTGGGTTTCGCGAAGCTGTCGATTTTGTTCCGCCAATTCTTGTTCGAGGCGGACAATTCGCTCCCCTTCACGAAGGCGGACACGTAGTTCGTTGTGGTCGACCGGCTTCACCAGGAAGTCGTCGGCGCCCACCTCCATCCCCACGACCAGGTCTTCCTTTTCGCTCTTGGCGGTCAGCAGAATGATGTAGACGTAGAAGGGGGCCTGGGCGGCTCGAATCCGGCGGATCAACTCCAGGCCATCCACCTCGGGCATGACCCAGTCGGTCAGCACCAGGCGGAACGGCTCTTTCTCAAACGCTTCCCAGGCTTCAGCACCATTTTCGACCTCGGTGACATCGTACTCCCACCCCTCAAGTGCACGCACGAGGAGTCGTCGCATCATCAATCCATCTTCAGCTACGAGGACTCGCATGGGAACGTTGCATTAAAAGGGTTGGAAAAGTACTCGCTCTGGTGAAACGTGCTCACGAGGAAGGTTCGTCGGACGGAACCCGGTCTGCCGAAAGATCGGCCGTCAGGCGTTTGATCTTTTCCTGCAGGTCGGTCCAGGCAACCTCGAATTCGTCGATCTTGTCGTTGCGGCCCATGAATTCAATTCGACGCGCGGCCGAGATCGCGGCATCCGCGGCAAACATCGCGACGGAACCTTTCAGCGTATGGGCTGCCCGCGTCAGTCGATCGTGATCGCCGGCGACGTACGCCGCTTTGATCTCATTCATCTGCTTGGGACACTCTGTCATAAACAAGTCGAGCATCTCGCGCAGGATCACTTCGTTACCGCCGACGTTGTCGAGCGCTTGTTCACGGTTGTACGAGATGCCGGAAGTGTCTTCTCCGTTCAGGTCTTCAGCAGAACTTTCTGTGGAAACGATCACCGGCGCGACACTTTCGACCGCGGTAAACAATTCCTGCGGGCGGAACGGTTTGGAAACATAGTCGTTCATACCACCTGCCAGGCAACGTTCGCGGTCTCCTTTCATCGCATGAGCGGTGAGGGCGATGATCGGAATCTGCCGGCGTGATCCTCGCTCCAGACGACGAATTTCTGCCGTCGCCGCGAAGCCATCCAGCACCGGCATTTGGACGTCCATCAGAATCAAATCGAACATCCCGCTGCGGTACGCATCGACGGCAAGTTGGCCGTTTTCCACCGCCGTGACATGGTGACCTCGATTCTCAAGCAGGCTTTGCGCGACCTTGCGGTTCACGACGCCATCTTCCGCCAGCAAGATGTTGCGCGGAATGAATCGCTTGGTGAGGTCGGGCGTCACCGAATGGTCGTCTGATTGATCCGACCGGGCAGTCCCCATGGCCGTTGAAATACCATTGAGGAGCAGCGACTGGGTGATCGGTTTGGTGATGTACTTCGCCACACCCAGCGAAGCCGCAAACTGGGCGTCGGCGGGACGGTCGGCGGAAGAGAGCATCATGATGGTCAGGGCCGTGTGATCGGCCACTTGTCGCAAGCGACGCACCAGTTCAATGCCATCCATCTCGGGCATCATCACATCGACGAGTGCCAACTGATACGGGGCGCCATCATCGATCGCTCGCTTCAATTCGACGAGCGCCTCGTTTCCACCTTTGACCGCTTTCGGTTTCATGCCCCAGCTGTAAAGCATCTCTTCACAGATCAAGCGATTGGTCGAGTTATCGTCGACCACCAGCACACGCAAGCCATACAGCGTATCGAGTGCGGCTGGTCGCGGATCGTGCTGCTTCGGAGCCCGGCGGAAACGCACCGTGAAGTGGAAGGTGCTTCCTTTGCCAGGATCACTCTCGACCCAGATGCGGCCTCCCATCATGCGGGTTAACTGCGCCGAGATCGCCAGGCCTAGACCCGTTCCACCATACTGACGTGTGGTCGAAGCATCGGCCTGGGTGAAGGCTTCGAAGACCTGGCTTTGCTTTTCTGGGGGAATGCCAATGCCGGTATCGCGAACGGAGAAGTGCAGCATGATCGTTTCGCCGGAGAACGAATCGTTCTCGACTTTGACGACCACTTCGCCATGTTCGGTAAACTTGATCGCGTTGCCGACCAGGTTCACGATAATCTGTCGTAAACGGCTGGCATCGCCGATGAGGTCGTCGGGAACTTCTGGCACGATACGGGCGACCAATTCGACTCCCTTCTTCGCGGCGCGGCCTGCGAGCGTATGGATGGTCGAGCCAAGCGTATCCCGCAGCGCGAACGGATGATGCTCGAGCTCCATCTTGCCGGCTTCGATCTTCGAGAAGTCGAGGATGTCGTTCAGCAAGACAAGCAGCGAGTCGGCGGAGTTCTGGACCAGCTTTTGGTATTCACGCTGCTCGGTGCTGAGATCGGTGTTGAGCAGCAGTTCTGTCATGCCGATGATACCATTCATCGGGGTGCGGATTTCGTGGCTCATGTTCGCCAGAAACTCGCTCTTCGAGCGGTTAGCCGACTCGGCGACTTCTTTGGCATGGACCAGTTCGTGGTTCATTTCCGTCAACTGCTTGGTCATCAGATTAAACTGACTGGCAAGCTGCGTCGCCTCGTCACTACCGCGGACGGGCACGGTAGTTTCCCAATTGCCTTCGCCAATTGCCACCGAGGCGTCGGTGATCTCTTGAATGCGTCGTGAAAGGGACCACGAAAATCCCCCGGCAACAGCCAGCGTCAGCAGGGTCGCGAATAACGCCAACGACCAAATGTTCTGCCGCATGGCATGGATCGGGGCGAACACTAAAGCGGCCTCTTGCTGGACCATCACAATCCAATGCAAGTTCTGGCGCACATCGGCTTGATTCGCCGAGGTCGCGTAGGCGGCTAACACTTCGCCTTGCCCGTCAGGACGATGCCGGGTCGCAATTAGCCCTTTCTGCGTGAAGTCTTCATCGAGATTCTCGAAGTACTCGCGACCATCGGTCAGCGGAGCCGAGTGCCCTGGTGGTCCCCGAATGATGCGATAGTCGTGCGTGAAGAGGAAGAACTCGGTCTGGGCGTTCGTGTCGGAGCGTGATTGGCCATCGATGATGTTGAACACTTCCTGAATGTTCAACACTGCCTTCATCACCCCGGCCAGTTTTCCTTCGGGTGTTTCCACCGCCAGGCAGATATCGACCGAATAGATGTTGGCGCTATCGTCGAACGCCACATCGCTGACGTAAATCTGGTTCTGGACCGCCTCTTGCCACCAGACTTCGTCATCCTGGCGATAGTCGGACGTTCGACTGGTGAGCGCGGCGATTCCGCCGAAACGATTAGTGAAGAAGATCTCGCCATAGACTGCGTAGCCGGTTGCCTCTTGCAGTTTCTCTTGGCGGAGTCGCAGCTCTTGCGACAGTTCGTTGTCGATCAGGCCAGCCAACAGGGCTTGTTGTTCGCTAAGGGTGCCGGTCTGCCAGATCTTATCGAGGTCGGCGATGCGCCGGTCAGGGTTTTCCAACTCGCCAAAGTGAGCATTCGACTCGGCCAAGGTTTGCCGCGCTTGGGAACTCCGAGCAAGTGCCTGCAGATTCGCGACGTGGGTTCGCAGGGCCCGATCGATTTCGTCCATAACGGCAGCGGCTCGAGCGGCCGAACGGGCCTCGATGATCTCGCGGAGGCTTCGTTCGCTTACGGCTACCGCATAGTAGCCGACGACCCAGATTAACAGGGCAGGCAGAACCGTCGCCAACAGCAACTTATGGACGATACGCATGCGGCAGATGGAGTAGTCGATGGGGCTGTGAACATTCGATATCGTCATGCGTGATCATGACGCGCTGCATCTAAAGTATCTACCTTAATTTAAGGGAGAACAAATCGCGGAAGCAACGAGATACGTATTTATGTCGACGGATATTCCGGAAGGGGCCAACTTTTCCCGAGGGGGTATGGCAACGGCAGGCACTTCGCGAGGATTCGCTCGGTAACCCGACAGAGGAAGGCTAAAGATTTGCTATCGGGTGGAAGGCAACACGCTCGCCTTCGCCGTCACTGGCTGGAATTTCGAGCATAAGCCGCAAGGTCGCTGTCAATAGAAACGTGGAACACGTAGGGGACAGCTTGGAGATTGTTGGCAAAACGGGGCAGCGATCACTAGGAAATCACCGCAAGGTGCGGCCTCCTGGCATGGTTGATCAGTGATCATTTCTTTTTGCCAGCCGCCGCTGGGATCTGAATGTCTTCCACATGATTCTCTTGCGGGAAGGTCAGTTTGACTTCGTAGTCACGAAAGACGACCTGACCATCGGGAAAGAGCCCGTCTTCATCGTTGGCAGGCTGCACTCCATCGTAGCCATCAATTCGGACGATATAGGGGCCACCCACCACGCCAAAACGCGACTCTGAAGTATCGTACTGACCATCGACGATCTGGGCGACACCTTGTGGGCCTTGGTTCCCTTGAGAGCTATCTGGCGTGAAGTAAATCTTGCCGGCGGGGAGTGGCTGGCCATCGAACTGGACCGTGCCACTCACATGAAAGGCAGTGGCGCTCGGACTGCTGCCGCCGCAGCCCGACCCGATCAGCATTAGCAAGCCGAGGCCAAGTCCGACGAACGGATGAGAACGCATGGGAGGTGTCCTTGCAGGGAACGTGTGGGACGAGGAGAGAAAGGTTTAGTTGCTAGAGATCGGCTCGCCGCCTGCCTTGCTGGCGTGCGATTGATAGACCGAAAAGTCGATCGTCTCGGCAACGAAGCTCACCGAAGCATCACCCAGGGCAAACTGGACGCCGCCGGGGTGCTCGCTGCTGAAACTGATGTTGTTGAAGTTACCGCCTGACTCGTTTTGCAGGCCGATCCCGTAGCGAATGTTCTTGGAGGCGGCCATGCCGTTTCCTTTCACGCCACGTACCCAACTGGCATAGCTACCATTGTCTCCGCCAATTTCGCTCAGGGCATAAGTGTTCGACAAGCCATCGGTCACGTCACGAAACTTGACGCTCGCATCGAGGAGAAACAGGCCTCCTTTGCAGAAGCCTCCGTGTCCGGACGGATTGGGTTCGTGCGGATAGGTCGAGCCATCGGTTGCATTGGTTCCATACGGTCCCATCACGCCGTAGTAGTGGGTCGTGTATGGCTTGCGTCCATCCCCCAGTGTGCTGCTGCCATGCGTCGTTTCGGTGCGTGGCGAGCTGGGGCACATGTACATGTCGATCTGATTCAGGCCAAAGATGTTCTTGTTCGGACCTTCTTTGTTCGTGCCGGCATTCCAGTCGCCAGCCGCGAAGCTGAATTGATCGTGCATTGGGCCTTGTTCGATGAAAGGCAGAATGAACGCATGCCAACCCAGCGTGTTCACGTTCAACGCACCTGGCGGCAGCGTACCAAACGTGTCGTGATAGTTATGCATCGCCAGGCTGACCTGCTTCAGGTTGTTCGAGCATTGCATGCGGCGTGCGGCTTCGCGTGCCTGCTGAACGGCAGGCAGCAACAAGGCAATCAAGACACCGATAATCGCGATGACGACCAGCAGTTCGACTAACGTGAAGCCAGAGTTCTTTCGCATAACATCACCTGACCAGAAAAGAGAACGGCATGAAGGGGATAGAGTAGGGGGAGCTAGGCCGAAGGATCGTTCAAACTGACGGGAAGTTTACGCACGGCAACTTCGGGCTGCTGTCCTTTCGCCAGGCTGATTAGCGCTTCGGCCAATTGGGCACCAATCGACTCGGCCGACTCGGCGGCGATCACTGATGGCCAAGGGAGGCGGGCCTGGTTACGGCTGTAAATATCCGACACGACGATCGGAGTCCGTTTGACTTTGGTTTGCCGGGAAGTGCGGACCATCTTCGAGGCCGACTCGGCCAATGGTTGCGAACGGCAAATCAAGCCTTCCGCCGCATGTTCATGAATCAAGTCGCGGGTCGCATGCTGGATGGCCTGTTCGTCGGCCGGCAGAAAGCGAACCGTCAGATCACTGGGCGTCAGACCGAGTTCGGCCGACGTCTTCCAGATCGAATCGAGGAACGCATGGTCCCCGGGCAGAACCTGACTTCGCATCAGGACGCCGATCTTTTTCACGCCGCGATCGACCAGGTGCGTCGTCAGCAGTTTGCCTGCTTGAACCTGGTCGCGGTCGATCGAAGGAAGAGCTTGAATCGAAGGGAACCGCGATCCGAAGATCACCGTCGGCATGCCACTCGCTTGAAACAATCGTTGCGAAGTGAGTGACGATCGAGCGAGAATGAACCCTTCCGCTTGCTGCGAGCGGGCCGTTTTCGCGATCAGTTCCGACACCCAGGCAGTGTCGTCACTACCTGGTAAATGGTTGAATTCGATCTCGGCATGAGGGAGAACACTTTGGATGCCGACGATCACCCCGTCGGCCAACATGCCTTCGGTTGATAGGTACGCTTTGTTGACCACTAAGTGAACGCGATCGATCGTCCGCTGCGAATCAGAATGAATGCCATCGGCGACAAACGTTCCACGCTTCTGGCGACGCGTCAGCACGTTTCGCTGGACCAGCAATTGCATGGCCCGGTTCGCGGATGTTGTGCTGACACCCAGCATGCGAGCGGCGTCGGCCGTGCCGAGGTAGGCATCACCAGATTTCAAACCGCGACCAGCAATATCGGCGATGATTTGCTCGGCCAACTGAACGACTCGGGGTGTGGTAGAAGTGTCCATACCTAAAAACTAACGCTCTTCTCAAAAAAAGCAATATTTATTTCTGGTGTTCGCCAGAATATTTCCGATTCGATTGAAATTATATCGATGGAGTACTAAACTCAGTCTAGGCAGGTCGCACCCACCTTGCCTGGCGACTCCCTTCTTTCTCATCCCTTCAGCCTGCCGAGCGAACTCTTATGACCCGTTGGAAGTTCTTCTTATTGACATGCGGTGTGATGCTCTTGGGCATCGCGATCCTGCCTCAACTATTATCGGCCGAGACACTCCATGCTGTCGCCAGTGGCGTCGCTCAGGAAGTTCGTTTTGATGGTCCTCCATGGAAATCGACCCCAACCGGGTTAGTTGGCCACGGGGTTGGCAACGTGGCCTGGGCTTCGAAGTCGATTGTCGGTCCGAACGCGACGGTGAAGATCCGACTCGCGTTGAACGAACTGAATCATACGGCCGCCTCCATCTCGCTTGGTCCAGGCAACCAGTTTGGTTTCGACGGCGATGCCCAGCGGCTGTTTCTGCAGGGGCCTTTGTTTGGCAAGCAAACCCGTTTCCTCGACGTAGCCAAGAGTCATATTCAGCCGAAGCAAATGTTCGACTGCGAACTGAAGACGGCCGATGGCAAGCTGACTATTTCGTTCGATGGCGAGACAGTTTATGAAGGATCGGTAACCAGCCCCTTAGGACTGGTCGGCCTTCGCCCCTGGCGTTCGACGATGACGGTCGAGCAGTTTTCGCTCTCCGGCGATTTGAGCGAAAGCAACTTCCTGCCGAAGAAGTTGGGAGATGAAATCACCGTGCCAACGATCGATCTGTCGGACGAAGTCGAACGGCAAGTGGTTGTTGCTCGCGGAACCAAGGATGTTTATCAGGGGCATCCCAACACGCTATTGATGCCGGATGGCAAAACGATCTTCGCCGCGTGGACCTACAACCATGGTGGCCGCTGTGGTCCCTTGAAGCGAAGTGACGATGGCGGCTTGACCTGGAGCGACTTGATCGACGTCCCGCAGAACTGGACCGAGGTCGAGAACTGCCCTTGTTTGCATCGCCTGGTCGATACCACCGGAACGGCTCGCTTGTTTGCCTTTGCCGGGCGTGGCGACATGACGCAATCGGTCTCGCTGGACGAAGGCAAGACCTGGTCGCCGATGGAAAAGAACGGCCTGAAGTGCATCGTCGCTCCGATCACCATCTTGCCGATCAACGATGGCAAAGAGCACCTCGCGATCTTTCATCGTGGTGCCGAAGATCGTGACCGTCCGCCACTCAAGCTATGGCAGGCGATCTCGCGCGATGGCGGTTTGACGTGGGAAGATCAGCGGATGGTGGCTGCCGTCGCAGGAGCCAACCCGTGCGAACCGTTTTTGCTCCGTTCGCCGGATGGCAAACAAATCATGTGCTTGATTCG harbors:
- a CDS encoding response regulator, giving the protein MTISNVHSPIDYSICRMRIVHKLLLATVLPALLIWVVGYYAVAVSERSLREIIEARSAARAAAVMDEIDRALRTHVANLQALARSSQARQTLAESNAHFGELENPDRRIADLDKIWQTGTLSEQQALLAGLIDNELSQELRLRQEKLQEATGYAVYGEIFFTNRFGGIAALTSRTSDYRQDDEVWWQEAVQNQIYVSDVAFDDSANIYSVDICLAVETPEGKLAGVMKAVLNIQEVFNIIDGQSRSDTNAQTEFFLFTHDYRIIRGPPGHSAPLTDGREYFENLDEDFTQKGLIATRHRPDGQGEVLAAYATSANQADVRQNLHWIVMVQQEAALVFAPIHAMRQNIWSLALFATLLTLAVAGGFSWSLSRRIQEITDASVAIGEGNWETTVPVRGSDEATQLASQFNLMTKQLTEMNHELVHAKEVAESANRSKSEFLANMSHEIRTPMNGIIGMTELLLNTDLSTEQREYQKLVQNSADSLLVLLNDILDFSKIEAGKMELEHHPFALRDTLGSTIHTLAGRAAKKGVELVARIVPEVPDDLIGDASRLRQIIVNLVGNAIKFTEHGEVVVKVENDSFSGETIMLHFSVRDTGIGIPPEKQSQVFEAFTQADASTTRQYGGTGLGLAISAQLTRMMGGRIWVESDPGKGSTFHFTVRFRRAPKQHDPRPAALDTLYGLRVLVVDDNSTNRLICEEMLYSWGMKPKAVKGGNEALVELKRAIDDGAPYQLALVDVMMPEMDGIELVRRLRQVADHTALTIMMLSSADRPADAQFAASLGVAKYITKPITQSLLLNGISTAMGTARSDQSDDHSVTPDLTKRFIPRNILLAEDGVVNRKVAQSLLENRGHHVTAVENGQLAVDAYRSGMFDLILMDVQMPVLDGFAATAEIRRLERGSRRQIPIIALTAHAMKGDRERCLAGGMNDYVSKPFRPQELFTAVESVAPVIVSTESSAEDLNGEDTSGISYNREQALDNVGGNEVILREMLDLFMTECPKQMNEIKAAYVAGDHDRLTRAAHTLKGSVAMFAADAAISAARRIEFMGRNDKIDEFEVAWTDLQEKIKRLTADLSADRVPSDEPSS
- a CDS encoding response regulator, which produces MRVLVAEDGLMMRRLLVRALEGWEYDVTEVENGAEAWEAFEKEPFRLVLTDWVMPEVDGLELIRRIRAAQAPFYVYIILLTAKSEKEDLVVGMEVGADDFLVKPVDHNELRVRLREGERIVRLEQELAEQNRQLRETQAALVQSEKLASLGQMAAGMAHEINNPIALVANNLAVLKRDISAAFDLLDLYRSIHSDLLQTHPELAQQAAELEEECDYQWIRTESPQLFDRSLAGLNRVRDIVQNLRSFARLDEAELDYLDVNSALFAVSQVLHHEVDLQQVELRIDPGDIPMILCEPGKIQQVLHHLLLNAIQASEPGSTVTMRSARCEEGVRIDVEDHGCGISSSDLAHIFEPFFTTRAVGSGQGLGLAVSYGIVRDHGGSIQVRSQLGRGSTFSVQLPIRPLDSQTPGGSHED
- a CDS encoding response regulator — protein: MKTRPSILLVDDEPDILHSLIGLLRRQFTVYTAQSGQEALQIMAEHPISVLMTDQRMPEMTGAELARQAYHRFPTTTRILFTGYADIKSVIDAINHGGLYRYVTKPWDPDELIELLTEAVEVSEREAAHQKLMQELQRYVSMGQQISQRLRLGPDGQEIDQDLLQAFAQSGNVLEELTHEPCKPAAGD
- a CDS encoding GntR family transcriptional regulator, translated to MDTSTTPRVVQLAEQIIADIAGRGLKSGDAYLGTADAARMLGVSTTSANRAMQLLVQRNVLTRRQKRGTFVADGIHSDSQRTIDRVHLVVNKAYLSTEGMLADGVIVGIQSVLPHAEIEFNHLPGSDDTAWVSELIAKTARSQQAEGFILARSSLTSQRLFQASGMPTVIFGSRFPSIQALPSIDRDQVQAGKLLTTHLVDRGVKKIGVLMRSQVLPGDHAFLDSIWKTSAELGLTPSDLTVRFLPADEQAIQHATRDLIHEHAAEGLICRSQPLAESASKMVRTSRQTKVKRTPIVVSDIYSRNQARLPWPSVIAAESAESIGAQLAEALISLAKGQQPEVAVRKLPVSLNDPSA
- a CDS encoding DUF1559 domain-containing protein, encoding MRKNSGFTLVELLVVIAIIGVLIALLLPAVQQAREAARRMQCSNNLKQVSLAMHNYHDTFGTLPPGALNVNTLGWHAFILPFIEQGPMHDQFSFAAGDWNAGTNKEGPNKNIFGLNQIDMYMCPSSPRTETTHGSSTLGDGRKPYTTHYYGVMGPYGTNATDGSTYPHEPNPSGHGGFCKGGLFLLDASVKFRDVTDGLSNTYALSEIGGDNGSYASWVRGVKGNGMAASKNIRYGIGLQNESGGNFNNISFSSEHPGGVQFALGDASVSFVAETIDFSVYQSHASKAGGEPISSN